Proteins encoded by one window of Arachis hypogaea cultivar Tifrunner chromosome 1, arahy.Tifrunner.gnm2.J5K5, whole genome shotgun sequence:
- the LOC112795452 gene encoding large ribosomal subunit protein bL19cz isoform X1, producing MASQVVLQQAMMLGSSSILQTNLNQCFPSKPLGFSAMVPSFRRNAPLISSSVSWRCAPLIAKPATFVARADSNAEGADAAASDDNVEGGGEEAASASSEVEAEAEAGVEEQVEEEPKPPRKPRVKLGDIMGILNQRAIEASDKERPTPDLRTGDIVQIKLEVPENKRRLSTYKGIVISKQNAGIHTTIRIRRIIAGVGVEIVFPVYSPNIKEIKVINHRKVRRARLYYLRDKLPRLSTFK from the exons ATGGCTTCCCAAGTTGTTCTTCAG CAGGCCATGatgcttggttcttcttcaatACTGCAAACCAACCTTAATCAATGTTTTCCATCCAAGCCGTTAGGTTTCTCTGCTATGGTGCCTTCTTTTCGTCGCAACGCACCATTGATTTCGAGCTCGGTTTCATGGCGTTGCGCTCCTCTCATTGCAAAGCCTGCTACTTTTGTAGCCAGAGCTGATTCCAATGCTGAAGGTGCTGACGCTGCTGCTTCGGATGATAATGTCGAAGGTGGAGGAGAAGAAGCAGCTTCGGCTTCTTCCGAAGTGGAAGCCGAAGCTGAAGCAGGAGTGGAAGAACAGGTGGAGGAGGAACCCAAGCCTCCAAGAAAACCTCGAGTCAAGCTTGGTGACATTATGGGG ATATTGAATCAAAGAGCAATTGAGGCTTCAGACAAGGAGAGACCAACTCCAGACCTTAGGACTGGAGACATTGTGCAAATCAAATTG GAGGTTCCTGAGAATAAGCGTAGGTTGTCCACCTATAAAGGTATTGTAATATCAAAACAGAATGCCGGTATTCACACTACCATTCGAATCCGAAGAATCATTGCTGGTGTGGGAGTTGAGATAGTCTTCCCAGT TTACTCACCAAACATCAAAGAAATCAAAGTAATAAACCACCGTAAAGTTAGGAGAGCAAGATTGTACTATCTCAGGGACAAGCTTCCCAGACTCTCAACTTTCAAATGA
- the LOC112795452 gene encoding large ribosomal subunit protein bL19cz isoform X2 encodes MASQVVLQAMMLGSSSILQTNLNQCFPSKPLGFSAMVPSFRRNAPLISSSVSWRCAPLIAKPATFVARADSNAEGADAAASDDNVEGGGEEAASASSEVEAEAEAGVEEQVEEEPKPPRKPRVKLGDIMGILNQRAIEASDKERPTPDLRTGDIVQIKLEVPENKRRLSTYKGIVISKQNAGIHTTIRIRRIIAGVGVEIVFPVYSPNIKEIKVINHRKVRRARLYYLRDKLPRLSTFK; translated from the exons ATGGCTTCCCAAGTTGTTCTTCAG GCCATGatgcttggttcttcttcaatACTGCAAACCAACCTTAATCAATGTTTTCCATCCAAGCCGTTAGGTTTCTCTGCTATGGTGCCTTCTTTTCGTCGCAACGCACCATTGATTTCGAGCTCGGTTTCATGGCGTTGCGCTCCTCTCATTGCAAAGCCTGCTACTTTTGTAGCCAGAGCTGATTCCAATGCTGAAGGTGCTGACGCTGCTGCTTCGGATGATAATGTCGAAGGTGGAGGAGAAGAAGCAGCTTCGGCTTCTTCCGAAGTGGAAGCCGAAGCTGAAGCAGGAGTGGAAGAACAGGTGGAGGAGGAACCCAAGCCTCCAAGAAAACCTCGAGTCAAGCTTGGTGACATTATGGGG ATATTGAATCAAAGAGCAATTGAGGCTTCAGACAAGGAGAGACCAACTCCAGACCTTAGGACTGGAGACATTGTGCAAATCAAATTG GAGGTTCCTGAGAATAAGCGTAGGTTGTCCACCTATAAAGGTATTGTAATATCAAAACAGAATGCCGGTATTCACACTACCATTCGAATCCGAAGAATCATTGCTGGTGTGGGAGTTGAGATAGTCTTCCCAGT TTACTCACCAAACATCAAAGAAATCAAAGTAATAAACCACCGTAAAGTTAGGAGAGCAAGATTGTACTATCTCAGGGACAAGCTTCCCAGACTCTCAACTTTCAAATGA